Proteins encoded by one window of Erythrobacter sp.:
- a CDS encoding flagellar biosynthesis anti-sigma factor FlgM has translation MSPYDVSKLSGAAPVRGIGREAAETLADKPRAPAATVADKGVAVQTGAKVSAGEAPVDADRVAQIRDAIREGSYPIVPAKITDAMIAARMLLSSGQ, from the coding sequence ATGTCCCCCTATGACGTAAGCAAATTGAGCGGAGCGGCCCCCGTGCGCGGGATTGGCCGCGAGGCTGCCGAAACGCTGGCCGACAAGCCGCGCGCACCTGCCGCAACCGTGGCCGACAAAGGCGTGGCGGTGCAGACCGGCGCGAAAGTCAGCGCGGGAGAAGCGCCGGTCGATGCCGACCGGGTGGCGCAAATCCGCGATGCGATCCGTGAAGGCAGCTATCCCATCGTCCCCGCGAAGATCACCGACGCCATGATCGCCGCGCGAATGCTGCTGAGTTCCGGCCAGTGA
- a CDS encoding flagella basal body P-ring formation protein FlgA codes for MPAAAQDSRFADPAAIDAEVSAFTGAPLGTPGGARHPVDRRLRLAACAQSLDLAWHGRRADMVRVECNAGTSWRIFVPVNGDGANQTPAAAPVPVVERGQVIGIVIEGRGFSVAQQGEALEDGAIGQWIRVRPEGQREALRARIETPGRAVIPLG; via the coding sequence ATGCCCGCCGCAGCGCAGGATTCGCGCTTTGCCGATCCTGCCGCAATCGACGCCGAAGTCAGTGCCTTTACCGGCGCGCCGCTCGGCACTCCCGGCGGCGCGCGGCATCCGGTGGACCGGCGATTGCGACTGGCGGCCTGCGCCCAGTCGCTCGATCTCGCCTGGCATGGCCGCCGCGCCGACATGGTGCGGGTGGAATGCAACGCGGGGACGAGCTGGCGGATCTTCGTGCCGGTCAACGGCGATGGCGCGAACCAAACGCCCGCCGCCGCCCCGGTCCCGGTAGTCGAACGCGGACAGGTCATCGGCATCGTCATCGAAGGGCGCGGGTTCTCGGTCGCGCAGCAGGGCGAGGCGCTGGAAGACGGCGCGATCGGCCAGTGGATCCGCGTCCGCCCCGAAGGCCAGCGCGAAGCCCTGCGCGCCCGGATCGAAACGCCGGGCCGCGCGGTGATTCCACTCGGTTGA
- a CDS encoding MotA/TolQ/ExbB proton channel family protein, which yields MDYAAMLNATGAAIVLGGTLLATLLGSGRRELAAMLGAIGRLFVPRFRLDKARAEIARDVEAIRHDGLLRALPCHSSDREIAAATDALVHDRSINSLILTHKALKKKRVELRELALRPLLLAAEMAPVFGMVGTLFGLAHVPFGEVEDGAMLATVGLAVLTTLYGLLLAHLLFNPLARLIARRGAQEDEDRQQLVDWLARQIAPGIPKVRALDAAA from the coding sequence ATGGACTATGCGGCAATGTTGAACGCCACCGGCGCGGCTATTGTGCTCGGTGGCACGCTGCTGGCAACCTTGCTGGGGAGCGGACGGCGGGAACTGGCGGCCATGCTGGGCGCGATCGGGCGGCTGTTCGTGCCGCGCTTCCGGCTCGACAAGGCGCGGGCAGAAATCGCCCGCGATGTCGAGGCGATCCGGCATGACGGGCTGCTGCGGGCCTTGCCGTGCCACAGTTCGGACCGCGAAATCGCCGCCGCCACCGACGCGCTGGTGCATGATCGTTCGATCAATTCGCTGATCCTGACTCACAAGGCGCTGAAGAAGAAGCGGGTGGAACTGCGCGAACTGGCGCTGCGTCCCTTGCTGCTGGCAGCGGAGATGGCGCCGGTGTTCGGCATGGTCGGCACACTGTTCGGGCTCGCCCATGTGCCCTTTGGCGAAGTCGAGGATGGCGCGATGCTGGCGACGGTGGGGCTGGCGGTGCTGACCACGCTCTACGGGCTGCTGCTGGCGCACCTGCTGTTCAATCCGCTCGCCCGGCTGATCGCGCGGCGAGGCGCGCAGGAAGACGAGGACCGGCAGCAACTGGTCGACTGGCTGGCGCGGCAGATTGCTCCCGGAATTCCCAAGGTACGCGCGCTGGATGCGGCGGCGTGA
- the flgB gene encoding flagellar basal body rod protein FlgB, with protein sequence MSERLFGIHGAALELRSHRMGLLTSNIANAATPGYQARDVDFAAALDARIAGSSRDDAISSAMRYRVPTMPSLDGNTVELANEQMAFAENSVAYSATLTFLNGRVQTVTRALKGE encoded by the coding sequence ATGAGCGAGCGATTATTCGGCATTCACGGCGCGGCGCTGGAACTGCGTTCGCACCGCATGGGACTGCTGACCTCGAACATCGCCAATGCCGCGACGCCGGGATACCAGGCGCGCGATGTCGATTTCGCCGCTGCGCTCGATGCGCGGATCGCCGGCTCCAGCCGCGACGACGCGATCAGCAGCGCTATGCGCTACCGAGTGCCGACCATGCCTTCGCTCGATGGCAATACGGTGGAGCTGGCGAACGAGCAGATGGCCTTTGCGGAGAACTCGGTGGCCTATTCGGCCACGCTCACATTCCTCAACGGCCGGGTGCAGACCGTTACCCGCGCGCTGAAGGGGGAGTAG
- the flgC gene encoding flagellar basal body rod protein FlgC, giving the protein MSTTPSLFTIVQRGMSAQMVRMNTAASNLANSGSVASSAAEAYRPLRPVFAQELDSASGLSSVRVSEVMRSEVAPIRRHDPDHPLADADGNVWEAPVDETAEMVEMMESARQYQNLVEAMQTAKQLMLETIRNP; this is encoded by the coding sequence ATGAGCACGACTCCCAGCCTGTTCACTATCGTTCAGCGCGGCATGTCTGCGCAGATGGTGCGGATGAACACCGCCGCCAGCAACCTCGCTAATTCCGGCTCGGTCGCCAGCAGCGCGGCAGAGGCCTACCGCCCCTTGCGCCCGGTATTCGCGCAGGAACTCGATTCTGCCAGTGGCCTGTCCAGCGTTCGCGTCTCCGAAGTCATGCGCTCCGAAGTCGCGCCGATCCGCCGCCACGATCCCGATCACCCGCTCGCCGATGCCGATGGCAACGTGTGGGAAGCCCCCGTCGATGAGACGGCGGAGATGGTCGAGATGATGGAAAGCGCCCGCCAGTACCAGAACCTGGTCGAGGCGATGCAGACCGCCAAGCAACTGATGCTCGAAACGATCAGGAACCCGTGA
- a CDS encoding flagellar biosynthesis protein FlgD, translating to MTAISTALPANLQDINAPGAAPAPSAYATLDQGDFLRLLLVQIQQQDPLEPVDNKDMLAQMAQFSTLAGSTETNATLNDISAKLDALIAAQTAANKSAI from the coding sequence ATGACCGCTATTTCCACTGCCCTTCCTGCGAACCTCCAGGACATCAACGCCCCCGGCGCGGCGCCGGCGCCCTCCGCCTATGCCACGCTCGACCAGGGCGATTTCCTGCGGCTGCTGCTCGTCCAGATCCAGCAGCAAGACCCGCTGGAGCCGGTCGATAACAAGGACATGCTCGCGCAGATGGCGCAATTCTCCACGCTGGCCGGGTCAACCGAAACCAACGCCACGCTGAACGACATTTCCGCCAAGCTCGACGCGCTGATCGCTGCGCAAACCGCCGCCAACAAATCCGCCATTTAA
- a CDS encoding flagellar hook basal-body protein codes for MTSFYTSLNGLKNSQTDLSTIAHNIANAETTGFKRSSVEFADIVAKGSAANPRMTVGLGATVAGINQNFGLGAIEQTGRSLDIAIDGDGFFSTRNPESGQVLFTRNGNFQIDSVGAVTDFAGKNLQMFAVDAAGNVVNPGATVDAVVPVANVAGSALASIQVEKNGEINAAYADGSTATVGRVALATFTAPTGLQSVGSTNWEATGLSGAAAYQLPGIGRNGQLLSGALERSNVDLAEEMVGLITAQRNFQANAKAIDTATQFSQTIINLRS; via the coding sequence ATGACCTCTTTCTACACTTCGCTGAACGGCCTCAAGAATTCGCAGACCGACCTCAGCACTATCGCCCACAACATCGCCAATGCCGAAACTACCGGCTTCAAGCGCAGCAGCGTGGAATTTGCCGACATCGTTGCCAAGGGTTCTGCGGCCAATCCGCGCATGACCGTCGGCCTCGGTGCCACAGTCGCCGGGATCAACCAGAACTTCGGCCTCGGCGCGATCGAGCAGACAGGGCGGAGCCTCGACATCGCGATCGACGGAGACGGATTCTTCAGCACCCGCAATCCCGAAAGCGGACAGGTGCTGTTCACCCGCAACGGCAATTTCCAGATCGACAGTGTCGGCGCGGTCACCGATTTCGCGGGCAAGAACCTGCAGATGTTCGCGGTGGATGCGGCGGGCAATGTCGTCAACCCGGGGGCGACAGTGGATGCTGTGGTGCCGGTCGCCAATGTAGCAGGATCGGCGCTGGCCAGCATCCAGGTCGAGAAGAACGGCGAGATCAACGCCGCCTATGCCGATGGCAGTACTGCCACCGTCGGCCGCGTGGCGCTCGCCACCTTTACTGCGCCCACCGGACTGCAATCGGTCGGTTCGACCAACTGGGAAGCGACCGGCCTTTCCGGCGCGGCTGCCTATCAGTTGCCCGGCATCGGGCGGAACGGCCAGTTGCTCTCGGGCGCGCTCGAACGCTCGAACGTCGATCTGGCGGAGGAAATGGTCGGGCTGATCACCGCCCAGCGCAATTTCCAGGCCAATGCCAAGGCTATCGATACCGCCACCCAGTTCTCGCAGACGATCATCAACCTGCGCAGCTGA
- the flgF gene encoding flagellar basal body rod protein FlgF, with the protein MDRMIYTALSGMDAAMNRQRAVASNLANASTPGFRAETFATTPSHMRGDTFDVRGFAQGAVRGADLSPGVLTQTGRSLDIAVHGEALIAFQNAAGEEVYSRRGDLSVDPAGLLTNGEGLQVLGANGPITVPPGWEVSFGTDGTVLAADPAAPDVPPQELGRIRLTSPEGSQVHKDLDNQLRVVGGGVLPEDPTAEITVGALEASNVDSAGTLVEMIEAQRSFERRMQMIATAEQLDQASSRLMSIR; encoded by the coding sequence ATGGACCGCATGATCTACACTGCGCTGAGCGGCATGGACGCCGCGATGAACCGCCAGCGGGCCGTGGCGAGCAACCTTGCCAATGCTTCCACGCCCGGCTTCCGCGCCGAGACCTTCGCCACCACCCCCTCCCACATGCGCGGAGACACGTTCGACGTGCGTGGCTTTGCCCAGGGCGCGGTGCGCGGGGCGGACCTTTCGCCCGGCGTGCTGACCCAGACCGGGCGCAGCCTCGACATTGCAGTGCACGGAGAAGCGCTGATCGCGTTCCAGAACGCTGCCGGGGAGGAAGTCTATTCGCGGCGCGGAGATCTCTCGGTCGATCCGGCAGGACTGCTGACCAATGGCGAGGGCTTGCAGGTGCTTGGCGCGAACGGGCCGATAACCGTGCCACCTGGCTGGGAAGTCAGTTTCGGCACCGATGGCACCGTGCTCGCCGCCGACCCTGCCGCGCCCGATGTGCCGCCGCAGGAACTGGGCCGCATCCGGCTGACCAGTCCCGAAGGCAGCCAGGTCCACAAGGATCTCGACAACCAGCTCCGCGTGGTCGGCGGCGGGGTGCTGCCCGAAGACCCTACTGCCGAAATCACCGTCGGCGCGCTCGAAGCCAGCAATGTCGATAGCGCCGGGACACTGGTGGAGATGATCGAGGCGCAGCGCAGTTTCGAACGGCGGATGCAGATGATCGCCACCGCCGAACAGCTCGATCAGGCCTCCAGCCGCCTGATGTCGATCCGCTAG
- the flgG gene encoding flagellar basal-body rod protein FlgG encodes MPNSALQVARTGLEAQDTRMRVIAHNLANIGTTGFKRDRADFETLSYDDARVAGQRSGGETAYAIGLNLGTGVAVQGTTRIETQGTLATTGNSLDMALDGDGFFRIELPGGQTGYTRAGNFTRSAEGQLVTAQGYALQPGITVPAGAQSIAVGPDGTVTAIIDGQAEPAELGQITVASFVNPAGLQATGGNLLLETAASGAAEEGIPGTEGRGTIRQGMLEQSNVNVVEELVEMIAAQRAYEINSKMISAVDEMLRNANQTL; translated from the coding sequence ATGCCCAATTCCGCCTTGCAGGTCGCCCGCACCGGGCTCGAAGCGCAAGACACCCGGATGCGCGTGATCGCGCACAACCTCGCCAATATCGGCACCACCGGGTTCAAACGCGATCGCGCCGATTTCGAAACGCTTTCCTACGATGACGCCCGGGTAGCCGGGCAGCGTTCGGGCGGGGAAACCGCCTATGCCATTGGCCTCAACCTCGGTACCGGGGTGGCGGTGCAGGGCACCACGCGGATCGAGACTCAGGGCACGCTCGCCACCACCGGCAATTCGCTCGACATGGCGCTGGACGGGGACGGCTTCTTCCGCATCGAACTGCCCGGCGGGCAGACCGGCTATACCCGCGCGGGCAATTTCACCCGCTCCGCCGAAGGCCAGCTGGTCACCGCGCAGGGTTATGCACTACAACCCGGTATCACCGTGCCCGCAGGGGCGCAGTCGATTGCAGTGGGGCCGGATGGCACCGTTACCGCCATTATCGACGGGCAGGCCGAACCTGCCGAGCTGGGCCAGATCACTGTCGCCAGCTTCGTCAATCCGGCGGGCCTGCAAGCCACCGGCGGCAACCTGCTGCTCGAAACCGCTGCCAGCGGCGCGGCCGAGGAAGGTATTCCCGGCACCGAGGGGCGCGGGACGATCCGGCAGGGGATGCTCGAACAATCGAACGTCAACGTGGTCGAGGAACTGGTCGAAATGATCGCCGCCCAGCGCGCCTACGAAATCAATTCCAAGATGATCAGCGCGGTCGACGAAATGCTGCGCAACGCCAACCAGACGCTGTGA
- a CDS encoding flagellar basal body L-ring protein FlgH, with protein MTRSIIAPITLAGLLLSGCASMEGGTPQPGFAATLPPAAPAFAPSNGAIYQAAGGYAALHEGTRARRVGDLVTVVLVESLDTSKTTSAQTSRDGEIGLTPPATGPFAFLSPDALNAGAESSFNGQGRASQRSTLNGAIAVTIAEVRPNGTALVVGERQMQLSQGDEWVQFAGILRLADIDSDNRIVSSRIADAQIVYGGSGAIQQASRPGWLGRFFNMISPL; from the coding sequence ATGACCCGCTCCATCATCGCCCCGATTACGCTCGCCGGCCTGCTCCTCAGCGGCTGCGCCAGCATGGAAGGCGGCACGCCGCAGCCCGGCTTCGCCGCCACGCTGCCGCCCGCCGCTCCCGCCTTTGCCCCCAGCAACGGCGCGATCTATCAGGCGGCGGGTGGCTATGCCGCGCTGCACGAAGGTACACGCGCGCGGCGGGTGGGCGATCTGGTCACCGTGGTGCTGGTCGAATCGCTCGATACCAGCAAGACCACCAGCGCCCAGACCAGCCGCGACGGCGAGATCGGTCTGACTCCGCCCGCCACCGGCCCGTTCGCTTTCCTCAGCCCCGATGCCCTTAATGCCGGGGCGGAATCGTCGTTCAATGGGCAGGGACGTGCGAGCCAGCGCAGCACGCTCAACGGCGCCATCGCGGTTACCATCGCGGAAGTGCGCCCCAACGGCACTGCGCTGGTGGTCGGAGAACGGCAGATGCAATTGAGCCAGGGCGATGAATGGGTGCAGTTCGCAGGAATCCTGCGGCTGGCCGATATCGACAGCGACAACCGCATCGTTTCCAGCCGGATTGCCGATGCGCAGATCGTCTACGGCGGCAGCGGAGCGATCCAGCAGGCCAGCCGTCCGGGCTGGCTGGGCCGGTTCTTCAATATGATCAGCCCGCTGTGA
- a CDS encoding flagellar basal body P-ring protein FlgI, producing MRLLSLLFAALAMLVATPAAAERIRDLGSFEGVRPNQLTGYGIVVGLDGTGDDNFSYVTEAMRGVSGRLGLTLPPGVNPGLKNAAAVIITAELPAFSRSGQTIDITVSSIGRASSLRGGSLVLSPLYGADGQVYAMAQGNLAVGGLGVSGRDGSQLTVNVPTVGRIADGATVEREVLTGFDSQGELRFHLHNADFQTAARVRDAINRLFPGAARVLDGVTLAIVMPFGSDVRAQMIAEIEMLEVTPAETSARVIVNSRTGTVVINSAVRLAPAAISHGRLVVRIEEEPRIVQPAPFSDGVTALEEASSITLEEADSRVALVEGGANLSEVVDALNMLGVGAADLVVILEALKQAGALQAEMVIM from the coding sequence ATGCGCCTGCTCTCGCTCCTGTTCGCCGCGCTCGCCATGCTGGTGGCGACGCCCGCCGCAGCCGAACGCATCCGCGATCTCGGCAGCTTCGAAGGCGTGCGCCCGAACCAGCTGACCGGCTACGGGATCGTGGTCGGGCTCGATGGCACGGGGGATGACAATTTCAGCTATGTGACCGAAGCCATGCGCGGGGTTTCGGGCCGCCTCGGTCTGACCCTGCCGCCGGGGGTCAATCCCGGCCTCAAGAACGCCGCCGCCGTCATCATCACCGCCGAACTGCCCGCCTTCTCTCGATCCGGGCAGACCATTGACATCACCGTGTCCTCGATCGGCCGCGCCAGTTCCTTGCGCGGCGGATCGCTAGTGCTCTCGCCGCTCTACGGTGCGGACGGGCAGGTCTATGCGATGGCGCAGGGCAATCTCGCCGTGGGCGGGCTGGGCGTATCGGGGCGCGACGGATCGCAGCTGACCGTCAACGTGCCCACCGTGGGCCGGATCGCCGACGGGGCCACCGTTGAGCGCGAAGTGCTGACCGGGTTCGACAGCCAGGGTGAACTGCGCTTCCACCTGCACAACGCCGATTTCCAGACCGCCGCGCGGGTGCGCGATGCGATCAACCGGCTGTTCCCCGGCGCGGCGCGGGTGCTCGACGGGGTGACGCTCGCCATTGTGATGCCGTTCGGTAGCGATGTGCGCGCGCAGATGATCGCCGAGATCGAAATGCTTGAGGTGACTCCGGCGGAAACTTCCGCGCGGGTGATCGTCAACAGCCGCACCGGCACGGTGGTGATCAATTCCGCCGTCCGCCTCGCGCCCGCCGCGATCAGCCACGGACGGCTGGTGGTGCGGATCGAGGAAGAACCGCGGATCGTGCAGCCTGCGCCTTTCAGCGACGGGGTGACGGCGCTCGAAGAAGCAAGCTCGATCACGCTTGAGGAAGCCGATAGCCGCGTGGCGCTGGTGGAAGGCGGGGCCAACCTGTCCGAAGTGGTCGATGCGCTGAACATGCTCGGCGTCGGCGCGGCGGACCTGGTGGTGATCCTGGAGGCCCTGAAGCAGGCGGGTGCCTTGCAGGCCGAAATGGTGATCATGTGA
- a CDS encoding rod-binding protein: protein MTTIAPLQSGIAIAPSAPPPLSDSGELREAAQAFEAIFLRQLLASARASSFGGEELFGGPGLKQFEAMQDEQFAEIASQRGVFGLAEAIERQLSAFAAPVGA from the coding sequence GTGACCACGATTGCGCCCCTCCAGAGCGGCATTGCCATCGCGCCTTCCGCGCCGCCGCCCCTAAGTGATTCGGGCGAGCTGCGCGAAGCGGCGCAGGCGTTCGAGGCGATCTTCCTGCGGCAATTGCTCGCCAGCGCGCGCGCCTCCAGCTTCGGCGGCGAGGAACTGTTCGGCGGCCCCGGCCTCAAGCAGTTCGAAGCCATGCAGGATGAACAGTTCGCGGAGATCGCTTCGCAGCGCGGCGTCTTCGGCCTCGCCGAAGCGATCGAGCGCCAGCTTTCCGCCTTCGCTGCTCCGGTGGGGGCATAG
- the flgK gene encoding flagellar hook-associated protein FlgK, producing the protein MSSNLLLIGKSGTVAARAALDLTAQNVANAANADYARRTLSMAEVAAKGGIGMEPGASLSGVRPDQVLRTNSLFLQNEARRTSGDVARADAELAGLGNAETAIEQAGIYPALVDFEASLARLASDPLGGALRAAVVEDARRLAQTFQIASNGLDVAEADLRFTAEAGVEQANLLAGEIARTNAGIARARPGSVNMAALHDQRDALLRDLSALTGATTSFDTLGRASVSLDGQALVSGGDVSTLALANNPDGSFAFSVAGNPINLASGSLLGGSQGIASIATYRARLDELAVQLIDTANAAQASGVSTDGTAAPPFFSGSNARDITLALSGGEQVATAPAGDAAGSRNIGNLQALRDALLVDGPAKSADALLFDLSSAISARTVTRDALRTLADSAQVALTAETGVDLDQEAANLLRYQQMFQASGKVIQTAADIFDTILGIGR; encoded by the coding sequence ATGTCAAGCAATCTCCTCCTGATCGGCAAGAGCGGCACCGTGGCCGCGCGCGCCGCGCTCGACCTGACCGCGCAGAACGTCGCCAATGCCGCGAATGCCGACTATGCGCGGCGCACGCTGAGCATGGCCGAAGTCGCCGCCAAGGGCGGGATCGGGATGGAGCCGGGCGCTTCGCTTTCGGGCGTGCGGCCCGACCAGGTGCTGCGCACCAATTCGCTGTTCCTGCAGAACGAAGCGCGTCGCACCTCGGGTGATGTCGCCCGCGCCGACGCCGAACTGGCGGGGCTGGGCAATGCCGAGACTGCCATCGAGCAGGCGGGTATTTACCCCGCACTGGTCGATTTCGAAGCCAGCCTCGCCCGGCTCGCCTCCGATCCGCTGGGAGGAGCCTTGCGCGCCGCCGTGGTGGAGGATGCCCGGCGGCTGGCGCAGACTTTCCAGATCGCCAGCAACGGGCTCGACGTCGCCGAAGCCGACCTGCGCTTCACTGCCGAGGCCGGTGTGGAGCAGGCCAACCTGCTGGCTGGAGAAATTGCCCGCACCAACGCCGGGATCGCCCGCGCACGCCCCGGCTCTGTCAACATGGCCGCGCTGCACGACCAGCGCGATGCGCTGCTGCGCGATCTTTCCGCATTGACCGGGGCGACAACCAGCTTCGATACGCTCGGACGCGCTTCGGTAAGCCTCGACGGGCAGGCGCTGGTTTCGGGCGGCGATGTTTCCACGCTCGCGCTTGCGAACAATCCCGACGGCAGTTTCGCCTTCAGCGTAGCCGGCAATCCGATAAACCTCGCTTCCGGCAGCTTGCTGGGCGGATCGCAGGGCATTGCGAGCATCGCCACCTATCGCGCCCGGCTGGACGAGCTGGCGGTGCAACTGATCGACACCGCCAATGCCGCGCAGGCCAGCGGCGTCAGCACCGATGGCACTGCCGCGCCGCCGTTCTTCTCCGGCAGCAATGCCCGCGATATCACGCTGGCGCTCTCCGGTGGCGAGCAGGTCGCCACTGCGCCCGCCGGGGATGCCGCAGGCAGCCGTAACATCGGCAATCTCCAGGCCCTGCGCGATGCGCTGCTCGTCGATGGCCCCGCCAAAAGCGCCGACGCGTTGCTGTTCGACCTTTCCAGCGCGATCAGCGCCCGCACCGTCACCCGCGATGCCCTGCGCACGCTGGCCGATAGCGCGCAAGTGGCGCTGACCGCCGAAACCGGCGTCGATCTCGATCAGGAGGCCGCGAACCTGCTGCGCTATCAGCAGATGTTCCAGGCCTCGGGCAAGGTAATCCAGACCGCCGCAGACATCTTCGACACCATTCTGGGGATCGGGCGATGA
- a CDS encoding flagellar biosynthesis protein FlgL — translation MIGATNSTLAFYNRTRTQMGTLRAQAEELQQQISTGERLSRSSDDPVAASRLRSLARIDRLGAIDASNARRAAEDLDLAGNALESIGQDIIRARELALWAGSETVGDSERAAIATELSELRLRIMAAANGLDSSGNALLGGENSGRAYAVDASGAVTYIGSSSSGTLDLGQGQSVVRGLTGPEVLSFTSNGAPTDIFAELAALTAALTGASADPAQAARDALTGLDDALDTVTRAQTVTGARIAWLDVVQDRQTDQSLTRVQQMADTGGVEIASAIAEMQQLLTVLEASQAGFARLAGLTLFDRF, via the coding sequence ATGATCGGCGCGACCAACTCAACCCTCGCTTTCTACAACCGCACGCGGACCCAGATGGGCACCTTGCGCGCGCAGGCAGAGGAATTGCAGCAGCAGATCTCCACCGGCGAGCGGCTGTCACGCTCGTCCGACGATCCTGTCGCCGCCTCGCGCCTGCGCAGCCTCGCCCGGATTGACCGGCTGGGCGCGATAGACGCCAGCAATGCCCGCCGCGCCGCCGAAGATCTCGATCTTGCCGGCAACGCTCTCGAATCGATCGGGCAGGATATTATCCGCGCCCGCGAGCTGGCCCTGTGGGCCGGGAGCGAGACGGTGGGCGACAGCGAACGGGCCGCCATTGCCACTGAGCTTTCCGAATTGCGGCTGCGAATCATGGCGGCGGCCAATGGCTTGGACAGCAGCGGCAATGCCCTGCTTGGCGGGGAAAACAGCGGGCGCGCCTATGCGGTGGATGCCAGCGGAGCAGTCACCTACATCGGCAGCTCCAGCAGCGGCACGCTCGATCTGGGGCAGGGACAAAGCGTGGTGCGCGGGTTGACTGGCCCCGAAGTTCTGTCTTTTACCAGTAACGGCGCACCGACCGATATCTTCGCCGAGCTCGCTGCGCTCACCGCCGCACTGACCGGAGCCTCTGCCGATCCTGCCCAAGCCGCGCGCGATGCGCTCACCGGGCTGGATGACGCGCTCGACACCGTCACCCGTGCGCAAACCGTCACGGGCGCGCGCATTGCCTGGCTCGATGTGGTGCAGGACCGGCAGACCGACCAGTCGCTCACCCGTGTACAACAGATGGCGGACACCGGCGGAGTGGAGATCGCCTCGGCCATCGCCGAAATGCAGCAGCTTCTCACCGTTCTCGAAGCCAGTCAGGCCGGATTTGCCCGCCTCGCCGGCCTCACTCTTTTCGACCGTTTCTAA
- the motA gene encoding flagellar motor stator protein MotA, with translation MFAAVGIVILLVLVFGGFVIAGGSLGPVLAALPLEMLIIGGAALGATVAGNSMHELKLFGGGLKKVFKGPRYSDQDHIDAIALTAKLMRMLKTEGPVALESHVTNPQESAIFAEYPGLLADKAVTDLICDTLTLIVVSSGSLDTHAVEDVMDNAIKSQLHEMDEPQHALQSLADALPALGIVAAVLGVVKTMGSINEPPEVLGGMIGSALVGTFLGVLLAYGIVGPLAGRLKQVNSHDAQILQTVKQVVIASLHGYPQPLVVESARSGLSPAHRPALTDLLDTLRGK, from the coding sequence ATGTTTGCAGCCGTAGGGATCGTGATCCTGCTCGTCCTCGTCTTCGGCGGGTTCGTCATCGCCGGGGGATCGCTGGGGCCGGTGCTCGCCGCGCTGCCACTGGAAATGCTCATCATCGGCGGGGCGGCATTGGGCGCGACCGTGGCGGGCAATTCGATGCACGAGCTCAAGCTGTTCGGCGGCGGGCTGAAAAAGGTGTTCAAAGGGCCGCGCTATTCGGACCAGGACCATATAGATGCCATCGCGCTGACCGCCAAACTGATGCGGATGCTCAAGACCGAAGGCCCGGTGGCGCTGGAAAGCCATGTTACCAATCCGCAGGAATCGGCGATCTTCGCAGAGTATCCCGGCCTGCTGGCGGACAAGGCCGTGACAGATCTGATCTGCGATACGCTGACACTCATTGTCGTCTCTTCCGGCTCGCTCGACACGCACGCCGTGGAAGATGTGATGGACAATGCCATCAAGAGCCAGCTGCACGAAATGGACGAGCCGCAGCACGCGCTGCAATCGCTGGCTGACGCACTGCCCGCGTTGGGGATCGTCGCTGCCGTGCTGGGCGTGGTCAAGACTATGGGCTCGATCAACGAACCGCCCGAAGTGCTGGGCGGGATGATCGGTTCGGCGCTGGTCGGCACTTTCCTCGGCGTGCTACTCGCCTACGGCATCGTCGGGCCGCTGGCGGGGCGGCTGAAGCAGGTCAATTCGCACGATGCGCAGATTTTGCAGACAGTGAAGCAGGTGGTGATCGCCTCGCTGCACGGCTATCCGCAGCCGCTGGTGGTCGAAAGCGCACGTTCAGGCCTCAGTCCGGCGCATCGCCCGGCGCTGACCGACCTGCTCGACACGCTCCGGGGCAAGTAG